A region of the Geomonas subterranea genome:
CAAATACGATGGCATTTTCACGTTGTCGCTTCATTGTGGTCTCCTTTGCATGTCAATCCTTACGCATCTTTTGCTACCTACGTCCACATCCCCTCTCCCCCGGGAGGGCCAGGGTGAGGGCGTTGCCATGACAAGATGACTGCAGCCGGCAAGCCCCTCACCCGCCCTTCGGGCACCCTCTCCCAGAGGGAGAGGGAAGGAACACCAGAGGGAGGGCTCCATCTCCAAACAAGTTGCCGCTGCGTCCCCTCTCTCAAAGGGAGAGGGAACACCAGAGAAAGGGCGCCCCATCTCCACACAAGTTGCCGCTACGTCCCCGCCCCCGGAGGGGGAGGGACAGGGAGGGGGCTGCCTCATGCTTCCCCCCCCCCATCCTCCCCCTCCGGGGGGAGGGGCGCCAAGCTGCCACTTATCGCTGACAGTCAGTCGCTTTGCGGCATGTGCCGCTAGCCGGGTTACAGATTGCCTCCAGGCTCTCCACATAAAGTTCCCTGCCGCCCGTCATCTCGACGTCGCCTCCGGTGCAGCGGGGGCAGATAAAGCGGTAATTCTCGATCCTGAAGCGCTCTCCGCAGCCCCGGCAGCGCCCCGTGAGCGGCACCTCCTCGATCTCCAGTCTGGCCCCCTCGGCCACGGTCCCCTCAGCCACTACCTCGAAACAGGCGGCAAGGGTCATCGGCTCCACCGCAGCCAGCGCCCCCACCTTCAGGCGCACCGCCGAGATGGACTCGATCCCCCGCGCCGCCACCTGCTCGTTGATGATCTCGAAAAGCCCGGTCACCAGTGTTATCTCGTGCATGGCGTCTCCTAGCGGTCCGTGCAGGCGATGCAGGGATCGATGCTGTTCACGATGAGCGGAATGTTGGCGACCGGCTCCCCTTTCAGCATCACCTTGAGGGCGTCCCAATTCATGTAGGAGGGGACGCGCCACTTGAGACGCACCGGGAAGTCCGAACCGTCGGTCCTCAGGTAGTACATGAGCTCGCCGCGCGGCGCCTCCGACTTCGCAATCGCCTCGCCGGCGGGGATCTCCGGGAGGGTGTCGGCGTACAGCGGCCCCGCTGGGAGTTGCGCCAGGCACTGCTCTATGAGCGACACCGACTGCCGCGCCTCGGCAAGCCGCACCAGGTTGCGCGCCCGGACGTCCCCCGCCGTTTGAGTCGCCACTTCGAATTCGAGGCGGTCGTAGGCGCCGTAGGGGCTTTTCCTGCGCACGTCGTATCCGATGCCGCAGGCCCTGGCCACCGGCCCCACCACCGCGCACTCGACGGCGGCCTCGCGCGGCAGCACCCCTACCCAGGCCATGCTCGCCATGAGCGCCGGGTTGTTGCCGAACTGCAGGTAGAGCTCGTCCAGCGGTTTTTTCATCTCCTCCATCGCCCTCGCCAGGTAGGTTGCCGCCTCCGGGGTGAGGTCGTAGCGCACGCCGCCGATCACGTTCGCAGCCAGGTCCATGCGGTTGCCGTAGATCGCCTCCTTGGCGCGCTGCATGATCTCGCGGATCTCCATGACGCGGCGGAACAGCGCGGTCTCGCCTATCGCGTTGGCCTGCACCGCGCAGCAGAAAAGGTGCGAGGCGATGCGCTTGATCTCGTCGGCCACGGCGCGCAGGTACTCGGCCCGCGGCGGGATCACGATCCCCGCCACCTCCTCCACCGCCGCGCAGAAGGTGCTCGGATGGCTGTTGGAGCAAAGCGAGCAGAGCCGCTCCAGGAGGGTTATGTTCTGGTACAGGTTGCGGCGCATCACCAGGTGCTCCATCCCGCGGTGCACCTGTCCCGGCAGGACGTCCAGATCGGCCACCCGGTCCCCCTCCAGCCTGACCCGGAAGTACATCGGCTCCTCGAGGGCCAACTGGTGAGCACTCAACTTGATTACCCTGGTGTTCATGCATCCTCCCGTTCGCCAAGCACCCTGTCCCAAAGCGCCTTGCCGGTTGCCGCGTTGCTGAACGTGGAATACGGGACCAGGCGCTCGAAGGGTGCGTGGGTAATGGTGTGATCGAGGAACAGGCGCCGCGGATCGGGGTGCCCCACCACCTGGACGTCGTAGAGTTCCATCAGCTCCCGCTCCTGCCAGTCGCAGTTGCGAAAGATTGGGGTGAGGGAGGGAATTCGCGCCCACTCCAGCGGGAGTGTGACGGTGAGGGTGAGGGTGGCGCCGTCCAGGTCGAAGTGGTAGGCGATCTCGCGCCCGCCCTTCTCCTGGGACCGTTCCGGCAGATACGGCGTCACCATGGCCAGGCGCCCCTCTAACTCCGCGATGGCACGGGCCGCCGGGAGCAGCGCTTCCCCGGAAGGGAGGCGGCACCAGCCGGTCAGTACCCCCTTGCGGTCCCGGCGCCATGTCACCGTGGTTTCCTCCCCCGCCGCCAAGGCCAGTGCGGAGGCGACGCCAGCTACGACGCCGGTCACGTCCGGTGTTCCGCCACCTTCAAAACCATCCCTCATCCGACCTTCAGGCGCCCTCTCGCGGCGGGAGAGGGGAGCGGTCGGCGTATCGCCTGTCTCGTTGGTGCAATCGTTCATCTTACCGGTGCTCCTATGCTCATCCGCCGCCGGCAGGCCGGGCAGAGGGTTGTCAGCTTTTCGATTTCGGGAGTGGGGCGGCGGAAGGCCGCGTGCAGGAGTTGGGGGGCCGCCGGGATGATGGGGTCGCCGCAGCCGGAGCAGGGTGCGTATGGTACCTCGCCCCGCTCGACCTGGGCGAAAGCGTCGACGGCCCGGTGGTCGAGGCGCCAGTCGCCCGTGACGGAAAGGGCCCCGGTGGGGCAGTAGTGGCTGCACAGGCCGCAAAATACGCAGCTGTTGTGCCAGAGGGTCAGGCGGGCGCCCCGCTCCCCCTCCTCGAAACGGATCGCCCCGGCGGCGCAGACGTGCCGGCACATGCGGCAGTCCACGCAGGCGCCAGGATCGAAGCTCAGCCTCCCCGGGCGGGGAAATTATCGGTGATGGGGCACTTCCGGTCACCCGGCTCCCCGCCCCGCTCCCCCCCGCCGCGGCGGGCCCGGAGGATCTCCAAGGCCCGGGCGATCCCGGCCAGCAGGGCCTGGGGGCGCGGCGGGCAACCGGGCACGTTCACGTCCACCGGCAGGTGGCGCTCAAGCGGGCCGTCCACCGCGTAGCTGTCGCGGAAGACACCGCCTGACACCGGGCAGACCCCGACGGCGACGGTGACCTTGTCCTGCGGCGTCTCCGCGTAAAGGCGCAGCACCTCGTCCTTGGCGCGGACGGTGAGCGGGCCGGTGATGAGGAGGATGTCCCCCTCGTGCGCCGAGCCGGTGTAGCTGCACCCCAGTTGCTCCACGTCGAATTCCGTCACCGCCGAGGTCACCGCCAGTTCGACGTCGCAGCCGTTACAGGACCCGGTGTTGATGCGGAACAACCGCACCGGCTCCGCTGCCGTTTCTTCTACCTCGATGTGCATCGCCCTCTCCCGTTGATGACAAATTGCAGCCATGGGCGGCAATGTAGGCGAAAAAGCGGCCGCGGTCTGTCGGACAGCCGACAGTTCGTAGTTTTTCTTCGCCAAATAAGTTTGTCCCCCAGTCCCTCTCCCTCTGGGAGAGGGTGCCCGTAGGGCGGGTGAGGGACACGCCACGAAGGGGGCTCATGGACGGGCGCGCCGCCTCTTTCCCTCACCCCAGCCCTCTCCCAGAGGGAGAGGGAGTAGGAGTGGGAGAGATAGTGGGGGGGAGGGAGATTCGTGTGGGAGGTGGGAGCGCGGCCGCGGTCTATCGGACAGCCGCAATGCGTTGTTTTTTCCTCGCCGCAAATGTCCTTCCCCCAGTCCCTCTCCCTCTGGGAGAGGGTGCCCGCAGGGCGGGTGAGGGATACGCCACGAAGAGGGCTCATGGACGGGCGCGCCGCCTCTTTCCCTCACCCCTCTCCCTCACCCCGGCCCTCTCCCAGAGGGAGAGGGAGATAAAAAAGGGGAGTGTGGACCGGTTCAGCTTACGTGGGAACTACGTGGGAACTACGTGGGAACTACGTGGGAACTACGTGGGAACTACGTGGGAACTGCATGGGAAACTGCATGGGAAACTGCGTGGGAACTGTGGGTGGGCGTTTGTCTGCGGAGAGATCTGCAGGAAATTGAGGCGAAGACAGCGCCAGAAGTGGAGCGATCAGGAAAATTCCTTCATCTCCTTGAAGGCATCCAGTTCCTTGATGAGCAGGGTCTTGCGGTCGATCTTCACCAGCAGGCCGGCCTTGATGAAGTCGTTGATGATCTGGGAGATGGTCTGACGGGTGGTGCCGACCAGGAGGGCGATGTCCTCGGTGCCGAGGCCTAACTGCACCACGGTCCCTTGCGGGGTCACCTGCCCCCGATCGGCCGCGGCGCCGAGGAGAAAGTCCACCAGGCGCAGACGGACGTCCTTGAAGGCGAGCCCCTCGATGGTCTGGATGGAATTCCGCAACAGCTCGCCGAGGACCTTCACCATGGTGAGCGAAAGCTCGGGACGACGGGCCAACGCCTGCCGGAACGTCGCGGTGCTGCAGACCAGGATCTCGGTCCCCTCCAGGGCTTGAACGAAGGCGGGTGTATGGGTGCTGAAGACGTCGCCTTTCTCCAGGAGCGCCAGGGTGAATTCCTTGTCCTCATAGGCGAGGTAGATGCGGAGCCGGCCGCTTCGCACCACGAAGACCAGGTTCTTCTCCTCGAAGGGTGAGTAGACAAGCGTCTTCCTGGCGTAATGGCGCGCCGTGAAGTTGGTCTGAAAGTCGGAGTCGGCGTGAAAAAGCGAGAGGAGGTCCGCGTCGGAAAGCTTCATCTTGTTCGGCATAACTGGCTCCCTTGTCGCATTGGGTACCGCCGCATTATGCAGCAGCGCCCCCAAAAAAGGCAAGGCGGCAACGGCTAATCCCCGTATACATTGAGCAGTTACAACGACAGGCAGCCGTCACGGCCGGTACCGCCCTGCTCACCCGCAGCCAAAGACTGAAGTAAAAACGGGTATCTGCCGATGTAGGATAAAGACGTACTCCAAAATAAGCCGGGTCCTTATATAAGGACTCACCCTGATTTGCTACTTTAGTGGTCGTTTTGGGTCGGACGCGGTGAGCAGTGCCAATGCCGGATTCCCTGTAAGACTTCAGCACCGGATCCACACTCGCTTGGCCGCCACTGGAGACAGTATTTCATGGCATCTACGGCTGTACAGCAGCAGCTTATGGCAGGCGGAGGGTCCCGTTGCGTCGCTGGGGTCGCCCTGGCCTACGCGATTCTCGGGGCGCTGGGACTTGGTCTCGCCATCCCCCCCGGCTACGCCAGCCCGGTTTTCCCCGCTGCCGGGCTTGCCCTGGCCGCCGCCCTCCACTTCGGCAAATGCGCCCTTCCCGGCGTCTGGCTCGGCTCCCTGGCCCTCAACCTCGTCACACCCTGGTATCACGGCAAGCTCGACTGGAGCGCCGCCGTTGTGGCCCTGCTGGTCGCCACCGGCGCCATGCTGCAGGCCCTTGGAGGTACCGTCGCGGTAAACCGGGCTATGGGGGAGAGATGGCGCAGCCTGGAGACCGAGCGGGACATCGTCACCTTCCTTGTCGCGGCCGGTCCCCTCGCCTGCCTCGTCTCCGCGACAACTGGAACCGCCGCCCTCTACCTCGCCGGCATGGTCCAGTCCGGCGGCCTCGCCTTCTCGTGGTGGAACTGGTGGAGCGGCGACACGCTGGGCGTGGTGATCTTCGCGCCACTCACGCTCATTTTCCTGCTCAGGCAGTCCCCCTGGCGGGAGCGCCTCGTGACCGTCGCGATCCCCATGGCGATCACCCTGATCCTGGTCATCGCCGCCTACCTCGGCATCGCCCGCTGGGAGCAGAAGCAGCAGGTGGCCCAGTTAGCCGACCACGGCAAGAAGCTCACCCAGTTGCTCGACCGTCGCCTGGTGGCGCACCAGGAGGCGCTCGCCGCGCTGCGTCGCGTCATCGAGGTGAACCCGGAGATGACTTTCGGCCAGTTCGAGTATTTCACCCGGATCACGCTGCAGGACCACAAGGACATCTTCGGTCTGAGCTTCAACCACTTCGTGCCCCACGCCGCCCGTCACGCCTTCGAGCGCTCCATGGTCTCCAAATCCCCCACGGGCAGCTTCGCCATCACCGAACGAAACCGGAACGGGGAACTGGTTGCCGCAGGGGACCGCCCGCATTACGTCTGCGTCGGGTACATCGCCCCCATCAAGGGAAACCTCCCCGCCATCGGCTTCGACATCAACTCCGAGCCGATCCGCCGCAGCGCCATCGACGCGGCCCGCAGAACCTTCAGGCCCGCGGTCACGGCCCCCATCCAACTGGTCCAGGAACAGCGGAAACGGGTCGGGGTGCTGCTGCTGCATCCCGCCTTCAGAAACCCCGAACTGAGGGATGCGCGGGGGGACGGCTCCCTTTTCGGGTTCGCCGTTGCCGTCATCAAGGTCGACGAGATGGTCCGGATCGCGATGCAGGACCAGCTACCGGCGGGGCTCGTGCTCCGGGTCAGCGACCCTGCGGCGGCAGGCGCCAGGCGCATCCTGTTCCAGTCCGACGGCGCCCGGACCGAACCGCTCCCCCCCCAGGGGTGGCACACCACGCTTTCCATCGCCGACCGTCTCTGGAGAGTCGACC
Encoded here:
- a CDS encoding hydrogenase large subunit; translated protein: MNTRVIKLSAHQLALEEPMYFRVRLEGDRVADLDVLPGQVHRGMEHLVMRRNLYQNITLLERLCSLCSNSHPSTFCAAVEEVAGIVIPPRAEYLRAVADEIKRIASHLFCCAVQANAIGETALFRRVMEIREIMQRAKEAIYGNRMDLAANVIGGVRYDLTPEAATYLARAMEEMKKPLDELYLQFGNNPALMASMAWVGVLPREAAVECAVVGPVARACGIGYDVRRKSPYGAYDRLEFEVATQTAGDVRARNLVRLAEARQSVSLIEQCLAQLPAGPLYADTLPEIPAGEAIAKSEAPRGELMYYLRTDGSDFPVRLKWRVPSYMNWDALKVMLKGEPVANIPLIVNSIDPCIACTDR
- a CDS encoding 4Fe-4S dicluster domain-containing protein — translated: MDCRMCRHVCAAGAIRFEEGERGARLTLWHNSCVFCGLCSHYCPTGALSVTGDWRLDHRAVDAFAQVERGEVPYAPCSGCGDPIIPAAPQLLHAAFRRPTPEIEKLTTLCPACRRRMSIGAPVR
- the hypA gene encoding hydrogenase maturation nickel metallochaperone HypA, with amino-acid sequence MHEITLVTGLFEIINEQVAARGIESISAVRLKVGALAAVEPMTLAACFEVVAEGTVAEGARLEIEEVPLTGRCRGCGERFRIENYRFICPRCTGGDVEMTGGRELYVESLEAICNPASGTCRKATDCQR
- a CDS encoding Crp/Fnr family transcriptional regulator; the protein is MPNKMKLSDADLLSLFHADSDFQTNFTARHYARKTLVYSPFEEKNLVFVVRSGRLRIYLAYEDKEFTLALLEKGDVFSTHTPAFVQALEGTEILVCSTATFRQALARRPELSLTMVKVLGELLRNSIQTIEGLAFKDVRLRLVDFLLGAAADRGQVTPQGTVVQLGLGTEDIALLVGTTRQTISQIINDFIKAGLLVKIDRKTLLIKELDAFKEMKEFS
- a CDS encoding NADH-quinone oxidoreductase subunit C, with translation MNDCTNETGDTPTAPLSRRERAPEGRMRDGFEGGGTPDVTGVVAGVASALALAAGEETTVTWRRDRKGVLTGWCRLPSGEALLPAARAIAELEGRLAMVTPYLPERSQEKGGREIAYHFDLDGATLTLTVTLPLEWARIPSLTPIFRNCDWQERELMELYDVQVVGHPDPRRLFLDHTITHAPFERLVPYSTFSNAATGKALWDRVLGEREDA